From a single Kitasatospora sp. NBC_00458 genomic region:
- the pepN gene encoding aminopeptidase N: MPGTNLTREEARTRADLLHVDAYDIELDLSSAREGGTFRSTTVVRFTATTPGAATFIDLVAPRVEEIVLNGERLDDANFADSRIALPGLAAENELRIVADCAYTNTGEGLHRFVDPVDGETYLYTQFEVPDARRVFASFEQPDLKAAFTFTVTAPTGWVVVSNSPTPAPEGEGDSQVWRFEPTGRISSYITALVAGPYVGVFDAYENGDQKVPLGIYCRPSLREFLDAEAIFEVTKQGFDYFQEKFDFPYPFAKYDQLFVPEFNAGAMENAGAVTLRDQYVFRSKVTDAAYEARAATILHELAHMWFGDLVTMEWWNDLWLNESFATFAEAVCQAEAPGSKWPNSWTTFANQMKTWAYRQDQLPSTHPIMAEINDLEDVQVNFDGITYAKGASVLKQLVAYVGQDAFFEGVRAYFKRHAWGNTRLSDLLGALEEASGRDLKAWSTAWLETAGINVLRPALTLNTDGEIESFAVLQDAPALPAGAKGEAVLRPHRIAIGLYELNDGALVRTDRIELDVDGPRTEVPELTGRHRPAVILLNDDDLSYAKVRLDEDSLAVVTEHLGGFPDSLPRALCWASAWDMTRDGELAARDYLTLALSGLQRETDIGVVQSVQRQVRAALDAYADPDWREQGLVRWAEAAEERLRTAEAGSDHQLAWARVLASVARTDGQLGLIAGLLDGTAEIAGLAVDTELRWTLLGRLAATGRADEAAIAAELARDNTAAGQEHAASCRASRPTAEAKAEAWASVVESDTLTNYVQAAVIGGFQQPDQRELLAPYVAKYFAAVKAVWEDRSHEISQQIIGGLYPALLVEQSTLDATDAWLASADPAPSLRRQIVEARAGVERGLKAQAVDRAAGARG; encoded by the coding sequence GTGCCCGGCACCAACCTGACCCGCGAGGAGGCCCGCACCCGGGCCGACCTCCTGCACGTGGACGCGTACGACATCGAGCTCGACCTGAGCTCTGCCCGAGAGGGGGGCACGTTCCGGTCCACCACCGTGGTCCGGTTCACCGCCACCACCCCCGGCGCGGCCACCTTCATCGACCTCGTCGCCCCGCGCGTGGAGGAGATCGTCCTCAACGGCGAGCGGCTCGACGACGCCAACTTCGCCGACAGCCGGATCGCGCTGCCGGGCCTCGCCGCCGAGAACGAACTGCGGATCGTCGCCGACTGCGCTTACACCAACACCGGCGAGGGCCTGCACCGGTTCGTCGACCCCGTCGACGGCGAGACCTACCTGTACACCCAGTTCGAGGTGCCGGACGCCCGCCGGGTCTTCGCCTCCTTCGAACAGCCCGACCTCAAGGCCGCGTTCACCTTCACCGTGACCGCGCCCACCGGCTGGGTGGTGGTCTCCAACTCGCCCACCCCCGCCCCCGAGGGCGAGGGCGACAGCCAGGTCTGGCGGTTCGAGCCCACCGGCCGGATCTCCTCCTACATCACCGCGCTCGTCGCCGGCCCGTACGTCGGCGTCTTCGACGCGTACGAGAACGGCGACCAGAAGGTGCCGCTGGGCATCTACTGCCGCCCCTCGCTGCGCGAGTTCCTGGACGCCGAGGCGATCTTCGAGGTCACCAAGCAGGGCTTCGACTACTTCCAGGAGAAGTTCGACTTCCCCTACCCCTTCGCCAAGTACGACCAGCTGTTCGTCCCCGAGTTCAACGCGGGCGCGATGGAGAACGCGGGTGCCGTCACCCTGCGCGACCAGTACGTGTTCCGGTCCAAGGTGACCGACGCCGCGTACGAGGCGCGGGCCGCCACGATCCTGCACGAGCTCGCCCACATGTGGTTCGGCGACCTCGTCACCATGGAGTGGTGGAACGACCTCTGGCTGAACGAGTCGTTCGCCACCTTCGCCGAGGCCGTCTGCCAGGCCGAGGCCCCCGGCTCGAAGTGGCCCAACTCCTGGACCACCTTCGCCAACCAGATGAAGACCTGGGCGTACCGGCAGGACCAGCTGCCGTCCACCCACCCGATCATGGCCGAGATCAACGACCTGGAGGACGTCCAGGTCAACTTCGACGGCATCACCTACGCCAAGGGTGCCTCGGTGCTCAAGCAGCTGGTGGCCTACGTCGGCCAGGACGCCTTCTTCGAGGGCGTGCGGGCCTACTTCAAGCGCCACGCCTGGGGCAACACCCGGCTCAGCGACCTCCTCGGCGCCCTGGAGGAGGCCAGCGGCCGCGACCTCAAGGCCTGGTCCACCGCCTGGCTGGAGACCGCCGGCATCAACGTGCTGCGCCCCGCCCTGACGCTCAACACCGACGGCGAGATCGAGTCCTTCGCCGTCCTCCAGGACGCCCCCGCGCTGCCCGCCGGCGCCAAGGGCGAGGCCGTGCTCCGCCCGCACCGGATCGCCATCGGCCTCTACGAGCTGAACGACGGCGCGCTCGTCCGCACCGACCGGATCGAGCTCGACGTCGACGGCCCGCGCACCGAGGTGCCCGAGCTCACCGGCCGGCACCGCCCCGCCGTCATCCTGCTCAACGACGACGACCTCTCCTACGCGAAGGTCCGGCTCGACGAGGACTCGCTGGCCGTCGTCACCGAGCACCTCGGCGGGTTCCCCGACTCGCTGCCGCGCGCCCTGTGCTGGGCCTCCGCCTGGGACATGACCCGCGACGGCGAACTCGCCGCCCGCGACTACCTGACGCTCGCCCTCTCCGGCCTCCAGCGGGAGACCGACATCGGCGTCGTCCAGTCCGTGCAGCGCCAGGTCAGGGCCGCCCTCGACGCCTACGCCGACCCGGACTGGCGCGAGCAGGGCCTGGTCCGCTGGGCCGAGGCCGCCGAGGAGCGGCTGCGCACCGCCGAGGCCGGCAGCGACCACCAGCTCGCCTGGGCCCGGGTGCTGGCCTCCGTCGCCCGGACCGACGGTCAGCTCGGCCTGATCGCCGGGCTGCTGGACGGCACCGCCGAGATCGCCGGCCTGGCCGTCGACACCGAGCTGCGCTGGACCCTGCTGGGCCGCCTGGCCGCCACCGGCCGCGCCGACGAGGCCGCGATCGCGGCCGAACTCGCCCGCGACAACACCGCGGCCGGCCAGGAGCACGCCGCCAGCTGCCGGGCCTCCCGGCCGACCGCCGAGGCCAAGGCCGAGGCCTGGGCCTCCGTGGTCGAGTCGGACACCCTCACCAACTACGTGCAGGCCGCGGTGATCGGCGGCTTCCAGCAGCCCGACCAGCGCGAGCTGCTGGCACCGTACGTGGCGAAGTACTTCGCGGCGGTCAAGGCCGTCTGGGAGGACCGCAGCCACGAGATCTCGCAGCAGATCATCGGCGGGCTGTACCCGGCGCTGCTGGTCGAGCAGTCGACCCTGGACGCCACCGACGCCTGGCTGGCCTCGGCCGACCCGGCGCCTTCGCTGCGGCGGCAGATCGTCGAGGCGCGGGCCGGGGTGGAGCGCGGGCTGAAGGCGCAGGCCGTCGACCGGGCGGCGGGCGCGCGGGGCTGA
- a CDS encoding ROK family transcriptional regulator, translated as MSTDTPGSQSSLHRANLERVLRAVRMAGSLTQAEIARGTGLSAATVSNIVRELKESGTVVVADTSSGGRRARSVSLSGDAGIVVGIDFGHTHLRVAVGNLAHRVLAEESAPIDVDVSAAQGFDHAEALVERLLAQAGFRPEKVIGVGLGVPGPIDVETGALGSTAILPGWTGIAPGRELAERLGMPVHVDNDANLGALGELVWGAGRGLSDLAYIKVASGVGAGLVVNGQIYRGPGGTAGEIGHITLDEAGPVCRCGNRGCLETFVGSRYLLNLLTPTLGPKLSLPKVVELAHQGDLGCRRVIADAGRQIGTGVATLCNLLNPRRVILGGDLAEAGELVLAPIRDSVARYAIPSAARQLSVVPGTLGGRAEVLGALALVMSEMGDSGALGRPAQTAAARS; from the coding sequence ATGTCCACGGACACACCGGGCTCGCAGTCCTCACTGCACCGGGCCAACCTGGAGCGGGTGCTCCGCGCGGTGCGGATGGCCGGCTCGCTGACCCAGGCCGAGATCGCCCGCGGCACCGGACTCTCGGCGGCCACCGTGTCCAACATCGTCCGGGAATTGAAGGAGAGCGGCACCGTCGTGGTGGCCGACACCTCCTCGGGCGGACGGCGCGCCCGCAGCGTCTCGCTCAGCGGCGACGCGGGCATCGTGGTGGGGATCGATTTCGGCCACACCCACCTGCGGGTCGCGGTCGGCAACCTCGCCCACCGGGTGCTCGCCGAGGAGAGCGCCCCGATCGACGTCGACGTCTCCGCCGCGCAGGGCTTCGACCACGCCGAGGCCCTGGTCGAGCGGCTCCTCGCCCAGGCGGGCTTCCGCCCGGAGAAGGTGATCGGCGTGGGCCTGGGCGTCCCCGGCCCGATCGACGTGGAGACCGGCGCGCTGGGCTCGACCGCGATCCTGCCCGGCTGGACCGGGATCGCCCCGGGCCGCGAGCTGGCCGAGCGGCTCGGCATGCCGGTGCACGTCGACAACGACGCCAACCTGGGCGCGCTCGGCGAGCTGGTCTGGGGCGCCGGCCGCGGCCTGAGCGACCTCGCCTACATCAAGGTGGCCAGCGGCGTCGGCGCCGGCCTGGTGGTCAACGGACAGATCTACCGGGGCCCGGGCGGCACCGCGGGGGAGATCGGTCACATCACCCTGGACGAGGCCGGGCCGGTCTGCCGCTGCGGCAACCGCGGCTGCCTGGAGACCTTCGTCGGTTCGCGCTACCTGCTCAACCTGCTCACCCCGACCCTGGGCCCGAAGCTCTCCCTGCCCAAGGTCGTCGAGCTGGCCCACCAGGGGGACCTCGGCTGCCGCCGGGTGATCGCCGACGCGGGCCGGCAGATCGGCACCGGTGTGGCGACCCTCTGCAACCTGCTCAACCCGCGCCGGGTGATCCTCGGCGGCGACCTCGCGGAGGCCGGCGAGCTGGTGCTGGCCCCGATCCGCGACTCGGTGGCCCGCTACGCCATCCCCAGCGCCGCCCGTCAGCTCTCGGTGGTCCCGGGCACCCTGGGAGGCCGGGCCGAGGTGCTGGGCGCGCTGGCCCTGGTGATGAGCGAGATGGGCGACTCCGGTGCGCTCGGCCGCCCGGCGCAGACCGCCGCGGCCCGCTCCTGA
- a CDS encoding ArnT family glycosyltransferase produces the protein MPTPTRTRLNALVERLPLGVPPAEGWERVRTGYWTRLVPLLALVALATHIPSFVRPVWSPDEGFLATQARMLADGGVLYDTVVDRKPPLLPWLYQASFAVFGSASLWPLRTLAVGAHLVTAILLASIARGRWGNRAGAGAGLLYLLVSIGLSPEDTQAATFEVFMLPAMVAAFRYAERRRWLAAGIAVALCSLTKQTGGAVLLVVLWMLFQDARRRGVRWPPALFKIGFGFTLPIALVAVILTKPKGFLFWVVTGSGDYASAGGAWLQMVGRALGNSAILLGAGLGFLLPVGRRLWLKYRHRPLPVAGEEHGSTTDLWVWLLSSVVAVSVGFHFFGHYYLQLMPPLVLLGTGAVATSAVRWKPVLVYTTAAATVFWGLALAWPGERLDRTTEVATAVAAQTTPKDTVLVWGMHPELYWLADRKPATRYLTAGFLTNYSGGKDSSPNVGEQFSVDNAWRTFDQEIAKGLPEVVVDDSGLAPYQPGMIPKIEALLDTHYEMVGVFADTVVYRLKR, from the coding sequence GTGCCGACCCCCACCCGAACCCGTCTGAACGCGCTCGTCGAGCGCCTGCCCTTGGGGGTACCCCCGGCCGAAGGCTGGGAGCGCGTCCGCACCGGCTACTGGACCCGGCTGGTGCCGCTGCTGGCCCTGGTCGCGCTCGCCACCCACATCCCGTCCTTCGTCCGGCCGGTCTGGAGCCCCGACGAGGGCTTCCTGGCCACCCAGGCCCGGATGCTCGCCGACGGCGGGGTCCTGTACGACACCGTGGTCGACCGCAAGCCGCCGCTGCTGCCCTGGCTCTACCAGGCCTCCTTCGCGGTCTTCGGCTCCGCCTCGCTCTGGCCGCTGCGCACCCTGGCGGTCGGCGCCCACCTGGTCACCGCGATCCTGCTGGCCTCGATCGCCCGCGGCCGCTGGGGCAACCGGGCCGGCGCCGGCGCGGGCCTGCTCTACCTGCTGGTCTCCATCGGGCTCTCCCCGGAGGACACCCAGGCGGCGACCTTCGAGGTCTTCATGCTGCCCGCGATGGTGGCCGCCTTCCGGTACGCCGAGCGGCGGCGCTGGCTGGCGGCGGGCATCGCGGTGGCGCTCTGCTCGCTGACCAAGCAGACCGGCGGCGCGGTGCTGCTGGTGGTGCTCTGGATGCTCTTCCAGGACGCCCGCCGGCGCGGGGTCCGCTGGCCGCCCGCGCTGTTCAAGATCGGCTTCGGCTTCACGCTGCCGATAGCGCTGGTCGCGGTCATCCTCACCAAGCCCAAGGGCTTCCTCTTCTGGGTGGTCACCGGCAGCGGCGACTACGCCTCGGCCGGCGGCGCCTGGCTGCAGATGGTCGGCCGGGCGCTCGGCAACTCGGCGATCCTGCTCGGGGCCGGGCTCGGCTTCCTGCTGCCGGTCGGCCGCCGGCTCTGGCTGAAGTACCGCCACCGCCCGCTGCCCGTGGCCGGGGAGGAGCACGGCTCCACCACCGACCTCTGGGTCTGGCTGCTCTCCTCGGTGGTCGCGGTCAGCGTGGGCTTCCACTTCTTCGGCCACTACTACCTGCAGCTGATGCCCCCGCTGGTGCTGCTGGGCACCGGCGCGGTCGCCACCTCCGCGGTCCGCTGGAAGCCGGTCCTGGTGTACACCACGGCCGCCGCCACGGTCTTCTGGGGCCTGGCCCTCGCCTGGCCGGGGGAGCGGCTCGACCGCACCACCGAGGTCGCCACGGCGGTCGCCGCGCAGACCACGCCGAAGGACACCGTGCTGGTCTGGGGCATGCACCCGGAGCTGTACTGGCTGGCCGACCGCAAGCCCGCCACCAGGTACCTGACCGCCGGCTTCCTGACCAACTACAGCGGCGGCAAGGACAGCAGCCCCAACGTCGGCGAGCAGTTCTCGGTGGACAACGCCTGGCGGACCTTCGACCAGGAGATCGCCAAGGGCCTGCCCGAGGTCGTGGTGGACGACTCCGGCCTCGCGCCGTACCAGCCCGGCATGATCCCGAAGATCGAGGCCCTACTGGACACCCACTACGAGATGGTCGGCGTCTTCGCCGACACCGTGGTCTACCGCCTCAAGCGCTGA
- the dxs gene encoding 1-deoxy-D-xylulose-5-phosphate synthase, protein MALLTRIRGPRDLDRLTPGQLATLAQEIRTFLVTEVSKTGGHLGPNLGVVELTLALHRVFDSPRDRILFDTGHQSYVHKLLTGRQDFSQLRTKGGLSGYPSRAESEHDVIENSHASTVLSYADGLAKANELLGKHDPVVAVIGDGALTGGMAWEALNNIADAKDRPVVIVVNDNERSYSPTIGGLANHLATLRTTQGYERFLSWGKDALQRTPVVGQQLFETLHGAKKGLKDFIAPQGMFEDLGLKYIGPIDGHDLTALESALTKARGFGGPVIVHCLTEKGRGYHAAENNDEDRFHAVGVIHPETGLPIKSAGKDWTSVFAEEMVALGHEREDIVGITAAMLHPVGLAPFAQAFPDRIFDVGIAEQHAVTSAAGLATGGLHPVFAVYATFLNRAFDQVLMDVALHRLGVTFVLDRAGVTGTDGASHNGMWDMSILQVVPGLRLAAPRDADQVRAQLREAVEVKDAPTVVRYSKGSVGPAVPAVGRVGGMDVLREAAADAGAADGRRADVLVVSVGALAPMCLEVADLLAAQGITATVVDPRWVKPVDPALPGLAAEHRVVVTVEDNGRVGGVGAAVAQALRDAGVDLPLRDFGIPQEFLDHASRPEIMAEIGLTAPDIARQVTALVSKLDVATVEA, encoded by the coding sequence GTGGCCCTGCTGACCCGAATTCGGGGACCGCGCGATCTCGACCGGCTCACGCCCGGACAGCTGGCCACCCTGGCCCAGGAGATCCGGACCTTCCTGGTGACGGAGGTCTCCAAGACGGGCGGCCACCTCGGCCCCAACCTCGGCGTGGTGGAGCTGACCCTCGCGCTGCACCGGGTCTTCGACTCGCCGCGCGACCGCATCCTCTTCGACACCGGCCACCAGAGCTACGTCCACAAGCTGCTCACCGGCCGCCAGGACTTCTCGCAGCTGCGGACCAAGGGCGGCCTCTCCGGCTACCCGTCCCGCGCCGAGTCCGAGCACGACGTGATCGAGAACTCGCACGCCTCCACCGTGCTCTCCTACGCCGACGGCCTGGCCAAGGCCAACGAGCTGCTGGGCAAGCACGACCCGGTGGTGGCCGTGATCGGTGACGGCGCGCTCACCGGCGGCATGGCCTGGGAGGCGCTCAACAACATCGCCGACGCCAAGGACCGCCCGGTCGTCATCGTCGTCAACGACAACGAGCGCTCCTACTCGCCGACCATCGGCGGCCTGGCCAACCACCTCGCCACGCTGCGCACCACGCAGGGCTACGAGCGGTTCCTCTCCTGGGGCAAGGACGCGCTGCAGCGCACCCCGGTGGTCGGCCAGCAGCTCTTCGAGACCCTGCACGGCGCCAAGAAGGGCCTGAAGGACTTCATCGCCCCGCAGGGCATGTTCGAGGACCTCGGCCTCAAGTACATCGGCCCGATCGACGGCCACGACCTCACCGCCCTGGAGTCCGCGCTCACCAAGGCGCGCGGCTTCGGCGGCCCGGTGATCGTGCACTGCCTGACCGAGAAGGGCCGCGGCTACCACGCCGCCGAGAACAACGACGAGGACCGCTTCCACGCGGTCGGCGTGATCCACCCGGAGACCGGCCTGCCGATCAAGAGCGCGGGCAAGGACTGGACCTCGGTGTTCGCCGAGGAGATGGTGGCGCTCGGCCACGAGCGCGAGGACATCGTCGGCATCACCGCCGCGATGCTCCACCCGGTCGGCCTGGCCCCCTTCGCCCAGGCGTTCCCGGACCGCATCTTCGACGTCGGCATCGCCGAGCAGCACGCCGTCACCAGCGCCGCCGGCCTGGCCACCGGCGGCCTGCACCCGGTCTTCGCGGTGTACGCGACCTTCCTGAACCGCGCCTTCGACCAGGTGCTGATGGACGTCGCGCTGCACAGGCTCGGCGTCACCTTCGTACTGGACCGGGCGGGCGTCACCGGCACCGACGGGGCCTCGCACAACGGCATGTGGGACATGTCGATCCTCCAGGTGGTCCCGGGCCTGCGGCTCGCCGCGCCGCGCGACGCCGACCAGGTGCGCGCCCAGCTGCGCGAGGCGGTCGAGGTCAAGGACGCCCCGACCGTGGTCCGCTACTCCAAGGGCTCGGTCGGCCCCGCCGTGCCGGCGGTCGGCCGGGTGGGCGGCATGGACGTGCTGCGCGAGGCGGCGGCGGACGCCGGGGCGGCCGACGGCCGCCGCGCCGACGTGCTGGTCGTCTCGGTCGGCGCGCTGGCCCCGATGTGCCTGGAGGTGGCCGACCTGCTGGCCGCCCAGGGCATCACCGCCACCGTGGTGGACCCGCGCTGGGTGAAGCCGGTCGACCCGGCCCTGCCGGGCCTGGCCGCCGAGCACCGCGTGGTCGTCACGGTCGAGGACAACGGCCGGGTCGGCGGCGTCGGTGCGGCGGTCGCCCAGGCGCTGCGCGACGCGGGCGTGGACCTGCCGCTGCGCGACTTCGGCATCCCGCAGGAGTTCCTGGACCACGCCTCGCGGCCGGAGATCATGGCCGAGATCGGCCTCACCGCTCCGGACATCGCCCGGCAGGTGACCGCACTGGTCTCCAAGCTGGACGTGGCCACCGTCGAGGCCTGA
- a CDS encoding outer membrane protein assembly factor BamB family protein: MAGDHPTPGAGDTPGGGQDNRGVSLGRKPGGVDPAAVADQQTQLDGSAVPGQGAPPAPAGAPPAPGMPPAQPPAQPAAGQAYAYAPTAPAFPAQGPPPGAPVGPYDPTAGQQQFGAPNAGQPYGYAAPPPADGGAGYGYPQQGGYGFPGAPVPAPPKQRNPVMIWGGIIGGVLAIAIVAALVVLFTDEKKKDDPPAATGGTTGEVTAGTTSGTTGGTTTAPTTGTSGGPTAPTGGGKAGAYNLAWAAEKPANGASGSRLLAIWGADKVAVRADTTGIRGISTVDGKESWNIPVPAGTKEFCSASYSTNSKHIAAISLNTGDSDCSTIAAVDVAAGKLLWTVKVGQQRMSSPSLTVTDKVVGIGANMAGAINVADGSAVWAFQPREKDCSVYGTAAGAQIVVTDRCYGLNTTVKSQLVVVETDSGKVTSPAPVTLTGTIERVDKVLSDQPLVVLVTNGPNGDYVLPFDKTNKAANPMSVKEPGYDSLRLSGQADAFSLNVISGTTLYVQTNPTKPAINAYDLNTGKRLWSTTGDAKDGLRLVSGTDKDGKVRAILDMGYGKDARLVTLSPTDGAVTELGTIIESKNVDLNISLSLTEFVMQSDGSLYGFGRNSSDAPVAKYVKK; the protein is encoded by the coding sequence ATGGCAGGGGATCACCCTACGCCGGGGGCAGGCGACACGCCCGGCGGCGGTCAGGACAACCGGGGCGTCTCGCTCGGGCGCAAGCCCGGCGGCGTGGACCCGGCGGCCGTGGCGGACCAGCAGACACAGCTCGACGGATCGGCGGTCCCCGGCCAGGGCGCGCCGCCCGCGCCCGCCGGCGCACCCCCGGCACCGGGCATGCCGCCGGCCCAGCCCCCGGCCCAGCCGGCCGCGGGCCAGGCGTACGCCTACGCGCCCACCGCCCCCGCCTTCCCCGCGCAGGGGCCCCCGCCGGGCGCCCCCGTGGGCCCGTACGACCCGACGGCGGGCCAGCAGCAGTTCGGGGCCCCGAACGCGGGCCAGCCGTACGGCTACGCGGCGCCGCCGCCGGCCGACGGCGGCGCCGGGTACGGCTACCCGCAGCAGGGCGGCTACGGCTTCCCCGGCGCCCCGGTGCCGGCCCCGCCCAAGCAGCGCAACCCGGTGATGATCTGGGGCGGCATCATCGGCGGCGTGCTGGCGATCGCCATCGTCGCCGCGCTCGTCGTGCTGTTCACCGACGAGAAGAAGAAGGACGACCCGCCGGCCGCCACCGGCGGCACCACCGGCGAGGTGACCGCGGGCACCACCTCCGGCACCACCGGCGGGACGACCACCGCGCCCACCACCGGTACCAGCGGCGGCCCGACCGCCCCCACCGGCGGCGGCAAGGCCGGCGCGTACAACCTCGCCTGGGCCGCCGAGAAGCCGGCCAACGGCGCCAGCGGCTCGCGGCTGCTCGCCATCTGGGGCGCCGACAAGGTCGCGGTGCGCGCCGACACCACCGGCATCCGGGGCATCAGCACGGTCGACGGCAAGGAGAGCTGGAACATCCCGGTGCCGGCCGGCACCAAGGAGTTCTGCTCCGCCTCGTACAGCACCAACTCCAAGCACATCGCCGCGATCTCGCTGAACACCGGTGACAGCGACTGCTCCACCATCGCCGCCGTCGACGTCGCCGCGGGCAAGCTGCTCTGGACCGTCAAGGTCGGCCAGCAGCGGATGTCCTCGCCGTCGCTGACCGTCACCGACAAGGTCGTCGGCATCGGCGCCAACATGGCCGGCGCGATCAACGTCGCCGACGGCTCCGCCGTCTGGGCGTTCCAGCCGCGCGAGAAGGACTGCAGCGTCTACGGCACCGCCGCCGGCGCCCAGATCGTCGTCACCGACCGCTGCTACGGCCTCAACACCACCGTCAAGTCGCAGCTGGTCGTCGTCGAGACGGACAGCGGCAAGGTCACCTCGCCCGCGCCGGTCACGCTCACCGGCACCATCGAGCGGGTCGACAAGGTCCTCTCCGACCAGCCGCTGGTGGTCCTGGTGACCAACGGTCCGAACGGCGACTACGTCCTGCCGTTCGACAAGACCAACAAGGCGGCCAACCCGATGTCGGTCAAGGAGCCCGGCTACGACAGCCTGCGGCTCAGCGGCCAGGCCGACGCGTTCAGCCTGAACGTGATCAGCGGCACCACGCTGTACGTCCAGACCAACCCGACCAAGCCGGCGATCAACGCGTACGACCTGAACACCGGCAAGCGGCTCTGGTCGACCACCGGCGACGCCAAGGACGGGCTGCGGCTGGTCTCCGGCACCGACAAGGACGGCAAGGTCCGGGCCATCCTGGACATGGGCTACGGCAAGGACGCCAGGCTGGTGACGCTCTCGCCCACCGACGGTGCGGTGACCGAACTCGGCACCATCATCGAGAGCAAGAACGTCGACCTGAACATCAGCCTCAGCCTCACCGAGTTCGTGATGCAGTCCGACGGCTCGCTGTACGGCTTCGGCCGCAACAGCTCGGACGCCCCGGTGGCCAAGTACGTCAAGAAGTGA